AATCCCACTAATTATATGCAAACTACTTTAAGTTGAGGCCACCTACATCTCGTGAGGGTTGTGGGGTGTTCTAAGAACTTCCAAGTGTCGGGCTTCGACGTTAGTACCTCCGAATCATCAAGAAAGacctctcctctttttttccagCGAGAAAAAGTTTCACTTACTTTCAATTTGCTTTTTAAGATTTTATATTTGATTCTTATTGAAATTCGGAGAACTTGAAAACATTCATAAACATGTGAAGTCATTCACTTTAATGTCGGATTTGTTcgtgatttttttgaaaattaagatcTTTATCTTGGgtgaaaaattcaataaataatttttcacttaaataaattgaaaatagagaCCAAAGTCGCCAAGACAATATAAAGGTGAATGGACATTAATAgtaaagaaacaagaaaacgaAAGCGCACTTGAGATTGCCCTCTAACGGTGCCAACGACATGTggagaaaaaagccaaaaatattatcatatatatttttaatttcaagagatttatttttctaaagacATTGTGATTGACCTGTTATATAGTATAGAATCTTATCCCTTGCCTTTAGATCCAACTCGCTGTTTGCTTTAAGGGATCCACGTGTCGAGCAATGAGAAGCCtaatctggagattttgggaaGAAATAATCTCTACAGAAAGTAGAGATGTTCATCCCCTGTTTTCTAGTGAACTTTCTTGCCCCATGACTTCATGCCTCAACGTGACAACACGTCCATGTCTAACGAAAACTTCATGGCCAAGTTAAAGGGGTattgttacaaaaaaaaattaatttttttgtactaTAGACAACTTAATGACTAAttgaatcataatttttttgacaatttgtcgtTATAGTTCTTCTAGTCATTTTTGAATGACAATCGTTAATGTGAATATCAACCATGATACagttaatattataatttttgtaatttttataatttttgatttctttttcttttttttttcttttatgtttttcacACTTCCTTCCATCAATTGCATGAGCCTTGACGAGGACCGTGACACCTTCGCCGGTCATTGCTAAGGCCCCCATTATTGGTGATGGgatatagaaaaaaagagagaaaataggaaaaggaaaacaaagatacATTTCAGAAATTTCTTTAGAATTGCAAGATCATTATATCAGTACTAGTCCACATGGAACGCCCGGCGTTACAATAAATTCTAATTCAAATTGgctaaaataattatattaacaaattgtcaacaagatttagaattaaattgaaaaattaaaaagtttaagatgaaTTCATTGccgtataatagatttatgactatttaaataattttctccaaatttaACTCCAGTTTTTAACTCTATAGTTTGGCCTTAGTTACCTATGGTATTATTGATCGACACACTCGCGAcgtaaaagaaaagattaaggttttcatatatatataatgtacaTAAAGTCAATATAGAGGACGAAGGCGGCAGAGAGATGTGGCAAAATGGGACATGAAGTGTGGAATTATTGCGACGCCATCGAACCAAAACCAGAGTACGTCCCATCGAAGGGACAAATGCCAAAACACAAATCAAACCAAGAGATCTCCTTCTCAAATCAAAACGACAATGACCCAAAGGCGAAAAATCGGGAGCGCGGCATCGGTAGTACGTCTTGAATAAAGATTGACGCATAATTGCAAATACTACCCGATTGACAAATAAAACAAAcgaaaatatgaacaaaatgcAATCAAAACCCTCCATCGGACTTCCTAGCTTCAAGAAGCTAACGAACAACTACTCAAGTTgaaaatattctaaatttattatacagaaaacaatttaatattaaatctttcattacgttaatttagtctcaaatttattaatgatttgtcaatttaatcctaaatattttaataaatcaatttaatcataaattttttgataatttatcaatttagtcataaatcttttgacgatttatcaatatagtcattttggcaaaatttcaaaatatttatgattaaattgacataattgaaatgttttaaattgaattaataaaacattaaaaggtttaggtcCTAACAAGTTTtactaaatttaacattttggaCAATCATCCCCAACCGCCAACATACAATCGAAGTCTCTTTTCAAATAAACTAAGGCCTAGTCAACTTCGAAGCAGGTACCGAGACAAGCCCCCCAATTTTAGCAGAAAGCAACCGTTCACGTCAGATCAAAACATCAGCCGAGGAGCGCCGGCCGAACAGGGGCAGCGATCTTCTTGGAGTTTTCTGCAGTCGATTGACCCGCAAGCAACCGCCCCTACGGTGGCTTCCAGGGGTAACCATCACTTCTCTATAATTGCGAAAGCATTGGGGTTGCTGTTCCAGGCATTCATAGTATCTATCATACGTCTTCTTGCGCGACGGGAACCTTTGGAAAATCTGGTGCCCCATCAGCATCGTTCCTCAGTTTTCTACTCCCATGGTTCTCTTTTCCCCGACAGTTGCAATAATGTGCTTCGACTGGAAACGCCTTTCATGTTTTTCCCATGACTTCAGCCTTCCGGCCTTTCCATGTCAATTATGAATCGGACGAGCGTTTTTGGACATTTGAGTTTCGCTAATTGCTCCGTTTATTTaatgacaaatattttttaataagatATTTTTCAGGAACATGATAATATTTCATGATACTTAACTGaaacttaaaaaagaatttgaaagtaTTTCTCATCGtccgaaaataaaattttgatttgattttcttgaatatgTTCTAAGTGAGGCCTTAATGGACCTGAGCTCAAGCACCTAAATTGGGATACCGGCTCAAGTGAGAGGGACCTGGGCAAGGACACTGGGGTATTGGACTTGGCTTATGAAGGAATCTACCTAAACTCACCTTTGTTGAGTTTCATCTAAATAATAGAGAAAACCTTGACCGCAAATTGAACATGGATTGGGGAGACATGAGCCGTTAGATTGGATGGCTCCTACAGGAAAGTCATCTCTGTGTAATAGCTAAAATCTTTTCACTCCACAAGGATAAGATGAATTGGGGGAACTGTCGAGCTTTTCTCCATGTTCTCCCATTAGGTTTATAAATTATGTTTGTgtcgatttagttttaaatctttaaattgctctaatttagttataaactttttaacgttttactaattgagtcaatTCAGCCAATTtaggtaaaaaattatttatgcagATACCAACTATCATATATAGTATAGTTGGCTTTGATATTGACtttatttttatagtttttaataattttaatctattttccctttctttttctttcctttttcctttttgccaatTATTAGTCACGAGGGTGTTGCTTCCACATGTGTTGGCCTTGCCTAGGCCAAGATGAGGCCAAGTAGGATCGCCCACTCCATGTCAGCTATTTTCCATATAAATcggttgaattgatttaattgataaaatgcGTAAAGATTTATGCATAAATTGATATAGTTGAAAGATTTAAAAACTGaatcaatataaatataataagtaaatgtttttttcaatatttttcccATCTATCTTGATAGGAGCATTCTCTTCAAACGAATATGAAGAAAGGCAGGGCCCTACTAAAAACTCACCATATTTTAGTGCATGGTACTTGCTTAAACGAAAACCTCTTCacaatatttttaagaaatgacatcgaccatttttatttttttcctttcccacgAACAACTCAAGATGGCACGTCATGCGTTTCACGGAGCACGCGCGGTCCGGCCTTGGCCGAGGTCCAAGGGGTTGGCAAGGACGACAAGCATCCGATCCGACGACTTTCCACACTTCCGACGTAGCCATACATACGGATCTACTTACTGACCGtccccgccccgccccgccccgccccgccccgcccgTCACTGTTGCCAGAGAACAAATCTAACGGACAGGCCTGGGGCCCCACCCCGGGGCATGACATGACAGGTCGACATCACTCCTCGGGGTACACGTCATCCCCCAACTTATCCAAATAACTCATCCCCCCaacccttttatttatttgcgcTTTATCTTTTTCCGCTACTAGAatatattttccacaaaatcaCGCCACCGCGAATTATCAAATAAGCttcttaatttttaagatttttcttttcaaaagtcaCAAGATATGTGTCTCGCACAATCTACTCGATCGAGCAGAACTCGAGATTTGTCGCGCaccaaattgactttttatttgttactttttattaaatctaaattttgCGATTTCATatactttgactttttttattattcaagtTGAAAATTCCTTAAATTTTCACAACACTCCGATGCTAGACAAGtggatttatatatatatttttccataaattttagAGCGTGACTAATATCTTAAACTTTGACATAAAATTTAAATGCGAACTGACATGTCCAATAATTTAATTAcggcaaaaaaaaatcaaattttcaaatttgttacAATCCTCCATTTAAATTGGTTTAGCCAATTTTCTAACACAAAGCATTAGATTATCGATTTCAAGCCTCGGAGACGTGGAATGAAGGAGAGTTGCTAACCCTAATTCAAGAGTCAAGAAGGCATGCGGTATTGTCCCATACATCATCTCCGTTTCCGATTGGTCATGTTGTTAGAATCATCGATGCGGTATTGTTCCATACATCATCTCCATTTCCGATTGGTCACACTGTTACAATCACCGATGCGGTCGACATGTTACTTTCCGAAAGATTCATCCTTTTGCTGATGTCCCGTAATTGGAGATTCAAGATCGAACGCATGCGTTCTCgatttctagggttttttattctgtttctgCTATAAGCTACACGCAACTCGTTGTGTAAGTTTAAAGAGGAACAGTCCGTGGAAATCCCCTGTTTCGATTTTCCCCCTTTCGAGGTTAGAATAATGGAGGGGAGGAGGGGGGGAATAAAGTTCAACGAAGCTCATAATTGAAGAATCCACCTTGCCTCGAGAAAGCGAGGAATTTTGATTACTTGGACgaactttcttttattaatttagacccctctttttattactttttctattatttggaTCTAGCTTTCACGCATTAAGGCCCCCAAAAAGCAATTCCCCAACTTTATCCTCTAAGAGTTAGTGAGATCCACTTAAcgagtatatatatattcctcAAGAGCACATGAGCGTGGACGGTTGCACTTGTATTCTTGATAATTTATCGAAAAAATCCccatgaaatatatatttagataGAACTTTCatgttcaaaatataaaaattgagCCGCCCCTTAAAGCATGCCAAAAAATATCATGTGGAATGACCATATAAGTTGATGAAAAAAAAACGGAAATGATTCTATAATTTCACTGTTGTATGAGATGACAAGCAAATCATGCGACTAACATAATTGTCGGGTCATGCAAAATTAGTTACGTAAACGGCGCTTGGAATGATTTTTCGCAAAGTGCGCAATCCCTATCCTTTTTCccaaggaggggaaaaaaaccATGGATGGTTCGATTTGTAATTTGCGAAAATTGCCGGGGCGTGTTGTGATTATTCCATTAATCCTCATCCGCTGATGATGGGGACGAaccatcaaaaaataaataaaataaataaaaataaaaagagagagggagagggacgaAAACTTCTTATCAGTTCATCATCTAGAACGACGGCTCCAATCGAACATTTTTTACGTACGCCGCTGGTGAAACGACCGGGAAATACTATTCTTAAAGACGTCGCTGTCGACTTTGAGGTTGACGAGGATCGATCAATTTTACGGCGACGTGACGCCATGAGAAGTTTTCAAGATCCTTACGGGAGCTCCCCCCGAtttcatcatcgtcatcatcaccatcaatttttctttttctttttcctttttgcccttcttttttcttttaataattgaAGTATTTTTCTCTTTGTCTATGCGTGATGAGTGATCGCGTTCGAGACTCTCGAGTGGGGTTTAAAAAGAAAGTTAATGATTGGGTcgaaatgggaaaagaaaaagaagaagggggcctcttcctattatttttttcaaacaagTGGTGCGACGATTTTGACCTCTCCATTGAGTTTTTTGGGGGGTTAATGGCATTTTCTGACCTCTCCATTTGGCGTTTTTGAAAGGTAATGTGGCTACACGTTGTCCCCAAAAGTCGAAAAAGagaggaatttaaaaaaaaaaaaaaaaaaaacatgctatCGATTGGAGTCTCATTCGATGGTGGAGTCAATCTTTATAATGACGTTGCTACTAATATTAGATCGCGGCACCTTATAGGATAAGTAGAACACCTTTGTCTTTTGAGCTTATCTAATCGCATTGATAATAGTTTTCCTCAATTCGGGTCTTACATGGGTTGGATCTTGGGTTGTGCTAGGTAAAACCATCAACGTTCCTGATTGGTATACATCATGAGAAGAGAGACTCAAACCAAATGACGGATATCAGGATTTTAGTCATATATCCGTCATTTTATTTAAGCATGAATTAAGTAAAGGAAAGCAAACCCACGAGATGGTAAGATAAATGTATGGCACAGTTATGCTATTTAGTCCATCGAGTGTCAATTATGAAATAGTATTATTATGAGTTATATATAATGATTTAACGTATCGAGTTATGTATTACTATAAAAGGTCCTTACATCGCAAATGCTGGAATTGTGTTTCTTTAGTGTGATCACAAGTCATATATAACTGTAGGACTATTTTGCAGTTAACCAAGTTGGAGGAAGAAACATTTTATCCATCGTTACttcttattattataatataaattccaAGCAAGCTAAAGAGCCATATATAATGCAGAAAAACATTTTCAGCCAACTATCGATTAATTTTTCCGCGTAAAGTTTAATATCATGGATGCGTATCTGGAATATTTTAGATTCGATTAAGTCCCAAATTTGTCCATGGCACGAAAAAcgaaatattttccgaaaatgaaGACCCGAGTTGGTAAACTTCATTAAGGCTGTCCAGCATTACTCTTAATTCTTTAGCTTTATATATGGCAAAACCATTTTTCTaatccttattttttttctcgctAAGGAAGTATCTTATAAATATGTGATTCGGCCacattaatgaaaagataagatTCCGCAATACTGGATACTTCCACTCTGACTTTTGGGACAATAACTGCTCGCAAATTCATGTCGATAATAGATAATTCCTTGTCATTTAGGTAAGAAATCAAATCCATTTACGATTACAACGTCGGGGTTGGGGATGACAATCTTAAATGCATACccccttttcttatttttgtggGCAAATTAATAAAgttatatagtttttttttttgggtatctTTATAACGcgaggaaaaatggaaaaatgattATGACATACTCAGTGATGGTTTGATGAACCAATTTCCGAATTTCCTTTAGTTATTTAGCAAACTTGTCGATTATATTCCATTCTGTTGCTGATTAAGTGTTTCTCATACCTTAATCACACCCGTAATCTCATAAATTCACACTTTTTGACGAGAGTTAGGCTTATTGTTTGTGTGAAATCAAGTCAAAACGCAAATATCAATCTCATGTGCTTGCAAACGTCAGCTCGAAGTCTGGCCACTGCTTGATCAAACATCCAAAGTTGATCGCTTCTGTCTGCCGTGTCCATAGACGAGCATATGTCTAATCTAGGTTGGTTTGTACAGTGCCTTCGGATATCCGAAATTCGCTATTTGGACCATAGTATCCTCATGTCAATTTGTCATTTGTTCTAAATGTTTAAAAACATATCTTTGCGCTCTTCGAACCTTTCGCTCTCTTTGGATGTCTTGGAGTTTAATCTCGAGTTGAATCCAAACCAAAATAAGTCAAGATCCTCATTGCATAACAAGAAATTATTGCCTCCGGAATAGGTTTAATTTCGACCTTCATCTTTCCATAGCAATTTATTTTCCGAACGCCCTCTTTGAAATAATCATTCATCAACAACCTCGTTGCATTGCAAGAAACTATTgctgtctttgtttttttttgtttttgggaggGGGGGTTTGGAGGCGatccttattttttattctgtgaCCGACAAAAAACCAGCCACAACAACAGGACAAACATCCTACTCGACAGAAATATCTCCCTAATCTGACCCAACGGCATACGGTGAAATCTAAATTCCAGCAGGGTATCTTCAGAGCGCgcgaactaaaaaaaaaaaaacggacaCGCCTGGCACACGCTTAATCACTAATCACCCCTGGCACACGTTTAATTCGCACGCACAAGTTCATCCACCAACAgtaaaaaggttaaaaaaaaaaaaacgtgggGCGCTATACTAAGCCTCCTTCTAACCGCCGGTTATTATTACCTGGAGAAAACGTCCTCGACGCGCAAGCAGCCCCCCGGTCCGTGCTCGAAATCTCTCTACCGACCGTGTCTTCGGGCAACGGGGTGCCCCGGCCGCGCCACCTCAAATTTGGTTACGGGGAAGCCCCCCCCGCACCCGCGACGGGAGCGCGTGCGCCGCACCTCCCCCACCGAAAAGGGGGGCTCCGGTTCCGGCGCGTGGGGGCGGAGAATATAGCCCCCTCGGTATATAACCTCCCGATTAGTTGGCGCGGTTATAACAAAATTAACCGCTTCTAAAGAGCCCTGTAAATTCTCGCGTgcagggagggggaggaggggaaaaacaaataaataaaaaagaaaaagggaattcGGGACGAGGGCGAGATAAATAACGGCCCCCCCGATAGCCCTCCCCTATTTAGCTCTCTCGCGGAAGCGAAAAGATCAGAAGGAAGCAAAATCGCAGTGCCAAAAAGCAAAACCGACGACGAAAGGAGGGGGAGATCTGGGTCAACGCACGTTTGACTGCGGAAGGCGACAAGGCcagggggggagggagggaggaagcgAGGGGCATTTTTGTCATTCTACCCGACCTCTTCTCTCCACTTAAAAACGATCcaggagggagagggggagagggcaAAGGTCTTCGGGGCGTCATTAGCTTCTCCGTATTTATGCTTTGTCTCCTCGGTTCGGCCATGTCGTCCTCGTTGCTGGTTGAGACAGaatagaagagaagagagagagggagagattagGTTAGATAGATAGGGAGCGGAATTGGAGCCACACAGAGATATATACATACGCCAGACGCGCATATCGGGAGAGGGGACGTCTTGTCTGTTCATGAGGACCAGGCGAGGGATGTGTTACTCCGAATCGGACCTGTGCTCCGAGAAGATGagggccgcggcggcggcggcggcggcgaaggcggcggcggggggTGTGGTGGgggtgaggaggaggaggagggtggaTTCGATCCCGGGCGGTGGGGAGGATGCGGCTTTGCTCCGCCGCAAGCGGCGGAGGTGCCCCCCGAgggtgggcggcggcggcggggacgacTTGTTCGACGCCCTCCCCGACGACCTCGTCCTCTCGGTGCTCTGCAGGGTCGCCGGCTCCGCCTCCTCGCCTGCCGATCTCGTCAACGTTCTGCTCACGTACGGtccccttcctttttctcgCAGACCCGCTCCTTCAGTTTCcccatttctctttcccttcgTCTGCCCTATTTctatccgttttttttttttattaatttgttgttTGCTGTGAAATGAACAGGTGCAGGAGATTCAAATCGTTAGGCCTGCATTCGATGGTGCTGTCGAAGGCGTCGTCGAACGCTCTCGCCGTCAGAGCTCACGGCTGGTGCGACTCCGCCCACCGCTTCCTCAAGCTGTGCGCCGACGCCGGAAACGTCGAAGCCTCTTACACTCTCGGCATGGTAATAACCAAATTGAATCCGCAGaccaaatttatggttttttttttttttttttttttgccgttATGTTTGTTCGACTAGTGATGGAAGGAAATGCCTCTTCGCGGCTCATGAATGAAtgcgattttctttttcccgacAGATTCGCTTCTACTGCTTGCAAAGCCGGGGTAGTGGAGCTTCGCTGATGGCCAAGGCGGCGATTGGGTCGCACGCGCCAGCGCTCTACTCGCTCGCGGTGATACAGTTCAACGGTAGCGGCGGCTCCAAGAACGACAAGGACCTGCGGGCCGGCGTTGCCCTTTGCGCCCGGGCCGCCTTCCTCGGCCACGTCGACGCCATGCGCGAGCTCGGCCACTGCCTCCAGGACGGGTACGGCGTCCGCCAGAACGTCGCCGAGGGCCGCCGCTTCCTCGTCCAGGCCAACGCCCGCGAGCTCGCCGCCGTGCTCTCCTCCCCctccgccgcggccgccgccgctTCCCTCCTCTCCACTCGGGCGTGGCTCGCCTGGAGCAGCCCGCACGCGCAGCCGccccagcagcagcagcagcagcagcagcagaaccACCAACAGCATCCCCTCCGCCACGCGGCCGGCACCGGGTGCCCCTTGCTCAGCGACTTCGGTTGCAACGTGCCGGCGCCGGAGGCCCACCCGGCGAACCGGTTCATGGCGGAGTGGTTCGCCGCCCGGGGCGGCTC
This region of Eucalyptus grandis isolate ANBG69807.140 chromosome 8, ASM1654582v1, whole genome shotgun sequence genomic DNA includes:
- the LOC104415683 gene encoding F-box protein At1g67340, whose amino-acid sequence is MRTRRGMCYSESDLCSEKMRAAAAAAAAKAAAGGVVGVRRRRRVDSIPGGGEDAALLRRKRRRCPPRVGGGGGDDLFDALPDDLVLSVLCRVAGSASSPADLVNVLLTCRRFKSLGLHSMVLSKASSNALAVRAHGWCDSAHRFLKLCADAGNVEASYTLGMIRFYCLQSRGSGASLMAKAAIGSHAPALYSLAVIQFNGSGGSKNDKDLRAGVALCARAAFLGHVDAMRELGHCLQDGYGVRQNVAEGRRFLVQANARELAAVLSSPSAAAAAASLLSTRAWLAWSSPHAQPPQQQQQQQQQNHQQHPLRHAAGTGCPLLSDFGCNVPAPEAHPANRFMAEWFAARGGSAGPGLRLCSHVGCGRPETRKHEFRRCSVCGAVNYCSRACQALDWKLRHKAECTPVERWVDDDVDGDGDGDGGEHDGVAGLNGDVMEES